One bacterium genomic region harbors:
- a CDS encoding alpha/beta hydrolase: protein MASEADALEFADLSRRLDDAIEGLDIYRADQTIPTAEGEAPPARIRELRRAGGSLVEDTIATMTLLEDDGILRWQPGLGFRPPSSGRRGRRRFRARGSVVKQLKFRTLEKSQVGEALANLDKKLTPERGLRRWNSLSSKRSITRPPQKGKVLLFVHGTFSHSDSLFQGLEANPEGKAFFQRAKAKYGGQILSFDHPTLSVNPFLNSVELERLFEGSEATVDVICHSRGGLVTRWWAEELCKRPETLGKLVLVGSPLAGTSLAAAPRLRASLDYLTNVGNVLESGAGMAATAFPLLAAVTGILRVVATATKIVSKTPMLDAAIAMIPGLSAQARTGDNPSIDKLRSGISAASAPEYYVIRADFEPPPVGWKFWRAFQNPGDRIKNFGADLVFDEANDLVVNTASMDELSDDLRITRKSRVRDFGTTSRIHHTNYFEQAETTQSFTRWLDL from the coding sequence CGTGAGCTGCGTCGCGCCGGCGGCTCGCTGGTGGAGGACACGATCGCGACGATGACGCTGCTGGAGGACGACGGGATCTTGCGCTGGCAGCCGGGACTGGGCTTCCGCCCGCCGTCGTCGGGGCGGCGAGGCCGCCGTCGGTTCCGCGCTCGCGGCAGCGTGGTCAAGCAGCTGAAGTTCCGCACGCTTGAGAAGTCGCAAGTAGGCGAGGCTCTGGCGAATCTCGACAAGAAACTCACGCCCGAACGCGGCCTCCGACGCTGGAACTCGCTCAGCTCAAAGCGCTCGATAACTCGCCCGCCGCAGAAGGGCAAGGTGCTTCTCTTCGTTCACGGCACCTTCAGTCACAGCGACAGCCTGTTCCAGGGGCTCGAAGCGAACCCAGAAGGCAAGGCCTTCTTCCAGCGCGCGAAGGCAAAGTACGGCGGGCAGATCCTCAGCTTCGACCACCCGACTCTCTCGGTGAACCCATTCCTCAACTCGGTCGAGCTGGAACGCCTGTTCGAGGGATCCGAAGCAACGGTGGACGTGATCTGCCACAGCCGCGGCGGGCTCGTCACGCGCTGGTGGGCGGAGGAACTCTGCAAGAGACCCGAGACCCTGGGCAAGCTCGTCCTCGTCGGCTCGCCGCTCGCGGGCACCAGCCTAGCTGCGGCGCCGAGGCTTCGGGCGTCACTCGACTACCTGACGAACGTCGGTAATGTGCTCGAGAGCGGTGCCGGGATGGCGGCGACCGCCTTCCCTCTTCTAGCGGCAGTGACCGGAATCCTGCGTGTGGTTGCGACCGCTACGAAGATCGTCAGCAAGACGCCTATGCTCGACGCGGCGATTGCCATGATCCCGGGCCTCTCGGCTCAAGCCCGCACCGGAGACAACCCTTCGATCGACAAGCTGCGGAGTGGTATCTCGGCCGCCTCCGCTCCGGAGTACTACGTCATCCGAGCTGACTTCGAGCCGCCGCCGGTCGGTTGGAAGTTCTGGCGTGCATTCCAGAATCCGGGCGATCGCATCAAGAACTTTGGCGCAGACCTGGTCTTCGATGAAGCGAACGACTTAGTAGTGAACACCGCCTCGATGGACGAGCTCTCCGACGATCTCCGGATCACCCGGAAGAGCCGCGTCCGCGACTTCGGAACCACGAGCAGGATCCACCACACGAACTACTTCGAGCAGGCAGAGACCACGCAGTCCTTCACCCGCTGGCTCGACTTATAG